The genomic region aactatttgcCATCAGGGGCACTTGGTCggttcagttggtggaacatggaaatcttgatctcggggttgtgagttcaagccccatattgggtatagagattacttataaaatctttaaaaaataaatatttgccatgAAATATAGACTATCTGCTATCAAAAATATTTCACCTTGATTTACATTTAGTAAAAATTTCTTTTCCACAGTGTCTTAATATTCAGAATGACAAGTTGGTCGAGACTAGCATGGTGCCAAGTCCAGAAACCAAAATGACAGAAATCGACAACAATTATCATTTCTACCCCTCAATGCCCTCACTGGAAAAAGAAGTAGGTAACTGCAGTCCACCTTTTCTCAGTGCTTTCGAGGATTCTTTTAGCAGCATCCTCTCCACAGAAGATTCCAGCCAGCTGACAGTGAACTCATTAAATTCAGATGCCACAATAAACACAGATTTTGGTGATGAATTTTATTCTGCTTTCATAGCAGAACCCAGTAGTAGCAACAGCAtgccttcctctgcttctttcagcCAGTCACTCTCTGAACTTCTTAATGGGCCCATTGATGTTTCTGATTTATCACTTTGTAAAGCGTTTAACCAAAACCACCCTGAAAGCACAGAATTCAACGATTCTGACTCTGGCATTTCACTGAACACAAGTCCTGGCATGGCATCACCAGAACACTCAGTGGAATCTTCTGTCTATGGAGACACAGCACTTGGCTTCAGTGATTCTGAAATGGAAGAGACAGATAGTGCTCCTGGAAGTGTCAAACAGACCGGTCCTAAAACACAGCCGGGACAGTCTGCTGGAGATCCAGCCCAGCCCCCGTCACCATCTCCAGGGCCCAGTGCTCCAGCGCATGACGCCCAGTGTGAAAACACGCCAAAGAAAGAATCGCCGGTAAATCCTGGTCATCGAAAAGCCCCATTCACAAAAGACAAACATTCAAGCCGCTTGGAGGCTCATCTCACAAGAGATGAGCTAAGGGCAAAAGCTCTCCATATCCCATTCCCTGTTGAAAAAATCATTAACCTCCCTGTTGATGACTTCAATGAGATGATGTCAAAGGAGCAATTCAATGAGGCTCAGCTGGCATTAATTCGAGATATACGCAGGAGGGGCAAGAATAAAGTGGCTGCTCAGaattgcagaaaaagaaaactggaaaatatagtGGAACTGGAACAAGATTTGGatcatttaaaagatgaaaaagaaaaattgctcaAAGAAAAGGGCGAGAATGACAAAAGCCTCCATCTACTGAAAAAACAACTCAGCACTTTGTATCTTGAAGTCTTCAGCATGCTCCGTGATGAAGATGGAAAACCTTACTCTCCCAGTGAATACTCCCTGCAGCAAACAAGAGATGGCAATGTATTCCTTGTGCCCAAAAGTAAGAAGCCAGATATtaagaaaaactagatttgagaAGAAGTGACTTTTTCCGAGCTagtgggttgtttgttttttttgtactGTTATACTAAAAGCTCCTACTGTGATGTGAAAtgcaaaaatatactttataagtAATTCTATGCAAAATTATAGTCAAAACTAgtgtagaaaataatataaactttaaaaagcattaaagtaAGTCATCAGTATGCTGAATCAGTAGTTTCACTTTAACTGCAAACTTAATTTCTTACAACACCATTTGGGCTAGTTTCTGTATAAGTGTAAATACtacaaaaactttatttatacTGTTCTTATCTCATTTGTTACGTTCATAGGTTTATATGATATGACATCTGGCTAAAAACAAATTGTTGCAAAACTAACCACTATGTACTTTTTTATAAATACTGTATGAacaaaaaggcattttttttatattaaattgttTAGCCCTGGCAAAAACCAATTTAGTTGAAAAGCTGGTactaataaaggaatattatgactGTTAAATTATTTCTTGGGAATTCGAGTTTATTGTTATTTTCCATAACACCACCACACTTTACATATTTAGGTGTTTTGCATTGTCAGAATGTTTTCAAAGTGTGAAAAGCATTTTATACTAAACTTCTGGTCCCagagatacaaagaaataatgtctatcaagatattttctctcttcaaTAGCAAGTATATCTCAAACGGTGTTTTCTTGACATGAAAACGTTGTTTCCTCGTGTCAGTACATTGAGGCCCACCATGTGCTAGGTGTCCTCTAAAGTACAGAAGACACCATGGAAATCCCTGTCCTGTAATTGAAGCCAGCAAACCTTACACCTGCCAGGATCGGGAAGGCCAGTAGAAAGGAAGCATTGCAATTTAAAATAGGGTTGCACAggctttggggggtgggggtgcccaaCAGACTTGGTCAATTAGCGGCCAACTgtattttggctcaggccatgagatcaagcccggtgtcaggctctgcactggttGTGGAGCCTGCGTAagagcctctccctctctctctgcccctacgcTAAAATACAGGGTTGTGAGTAGGAAAAGCCTTGAGATGGCAACATCTGTAAAGTGTGGGAGACTCATTCTGTTAGCTAAAGAATATTGCCAACAAGActgaagatggagaagcagcagGTAGAGGAGTGCAACATGGATGGCACAGATTCTTGTTACACCTTCACAAAGGCTCTGGCTTTTATCTAGCAACATGGGAACCACCGGCATTTAGTAGGATTAACATCTGGTTTTTAAGTTTCCTTAGGCATGTGTTGAAAATAGTCTAGGGGGTTAAGATGGGAGCAGTTAGATGAGTGGGGAAGCTCTGAAACACATGGGATGGTGTTGGCTTGGGCTAGGGTGGTGAACGCAGGAATAGGGAGAAGGCACTGGGTTCTGCAGATTTCAAAGGCAGAACTAAAATTGTGAGAGAAGGTGTTGGGTGAAGGTGGGGTCAAGGACTTAAACAGCTTTGAGAACTGAGTTGCCCTGAGATGCCTGGTTAGAAGGAAAGTCTAGGTGGGAAATTTCACTTTGGGACACACTGGGAGCTTAAACACCCATAAGACCAAGGCAAGGCCCCGCAAAACTCCGGGAAGCTGCAGGCTGTCCAGGGGGCCGCACGGACTCCCTCACAGCATTAATTCACGATTTCTTCATCTAATCAATCAGTTTGTCTTGTGTTGTTTTAAAGTGGGGAATTGGTGACTCGTCGGAGAGTTGTGCACACTTAGAGCAAGTCCCACCCCGAGTCCCGCCCCCCTGGGCGCCCACCGGCGGCAGAGCCCCGCgtcctggggggaggaggggggccctAGCGAAGCCTGGGCGGAGGCCTGGAGGCCTGTCCCGCGCCGGCTTGCACCGTCTCACTTGGCCGGACCCAGACGCCTCTTCCTGACTAGcttgaaagaaactgaagtccGATTAGCCGCTAAGAACTGAGCTCGAACGACAAAGCTCAGGGTCGAAAGTGACTTCAAAGAGCGCCTCGCCCAGTGGCTCAGTCGCTCAAGCGTCTGCCGTCGGCTCGGGTCAccatcccaggggcctgggatcgagccctgggtcaggttccccactcagcagagcctgcttctccctccctgatgctccccctgcttgtactctgtcaaataattaaaaaaaaaaaacaaaaacaaaaacaaaaaacagacttcaAAACCCAACGGGTGTACGGAGGCGACATTCGGACGCGGCCCCTGGCCTTCCTCCCCAGCCAACGGTCTCTACCTCTAAGTGGTGGCGGCGGCGCTGCTCTCCTTGGAGACCTCCTCtttccaaccccccccccccaaaatcttGGATCTTGACTAAAGTATCCAACCTTAGATAAAATTATAGGCGTGTGTTGGGGGTGCGGCCCCCCCGAACACCTGGAATTGGCTGGCACAGACTTCTCGGAGTTCAAGAAGCCAGTTCCGTAGGGCACCTGGAAAACGGACTCGGAAGTACCACACATACCGCATTATGCAGAATTAGAAACTAAAGTTTTTAAACAGATCCTAACCCCATGACAAAAAAATGAGGCCAGGTTTATTTATATTGTCCTCATTAAACTACCCAATTGTTAAATATTAAACTCCTTTCTGGTGTTAAGATGTGTCCCTATGCCTTCCACACGGATGCGGATCAAGCATTCTTAGCAATCTTGACCCGAGGGATCTTGCATTTGTTGTGTAAAGAACACTTTCTTGCTGAGATTTCTCAAGCCCATGCTTTTTAGGCAAGGGGTGACTGTTCCTCATACCATACTTAGGTTTTTAAGCCTCAGAACATACACAAAATCCTCATTCATTCCTTAAAAACACTTCTCAGAACAGGTTcattttcagttgccttttataccttttgagagctgaagaaaaatgtaaaaaccacaaAAACTTTCAGTAGAGAAAAACACTTAAGACACTGGCATAACTTTACTGTCACCCATTAAATTTTAAGTATGCTTGGGCTATTAGTACCCATAATTATTACCAAAAATATCTTTAGGGACCATGGACCAGACACCAGATTAAGTTCTTTAAGCCAACTATCAGACTTAACTTTCAGATTTAACGAAAGTGGgtataatctccattttacaaaacaGGAATTAGGTAAAAACAGCTCGTAATGTGTACAGAACGTAAAAATTTTGATGGGGTTACTAACACTTAGTGAAATTTAACATTTCCTTCAATACTACAGACAACAAATCACAATGGTATTCACAGTACTGTTCTTAAAAATCCGGACCAGATTGCTGTCGTATTCCAAAATGCCACATACGCAGGACTTCAGTCTCGTCAGACCCACTAGCCTCATTTAATATTTGAAGCGTGTATTACTAAATCAAACAGTATTTTactatttggggggagggggaagagaatcttaagcagactccatgtgagCGCAAAGCCTGatgcggcgggggtgggggggtggtagCTCACCACCGGAGTGGAAATGAGTCAAGAcggccaactgagccacctgggtgccccttcaTTACTATTTTCAATGTAATGTTttaagtaattctatttttttaaaagattttatttatttattcatgatagtcacacagagagagagagacagaggcagagacacaggcagagggagaagcaggctccatgcagggagcccgacgtgggattcgatcccaggtctccaggatcgcgccccgggccaaaggcaggcgccaaaccgctgcgccacccagggatccctaagtaaTTCTATTTAATGTATATGAAGCCAacactcttggggcacctgggtggctcagtggttggtaatctgccttctgctcaggtcgggatctcagggtcctgggatcaaatcccacatcaggctccctacagggtgCCCACTACTCCCCTCGGCCTGTCCTGGACTccctggctctcatgaataaaatctcttaaaaaaccCAACATTCCTAGGTGTCTGTTGGCATCACCAACTGCCAATGTGTAGCATGTGTAAAAATGAAACCCCAAGCAACTTGTCCAAGCTCATAAAACTTATTCTGTAAAAATTTGCTATATAGTAATATAATCGGTTTTCCAATACCTAATTAAAGATAGGAGTAGGACAAATGTGATTAAACCCAAATAGATCACctattaaaattcttttcctAAGTACGTTAAAGGATAGTCTACTCAACGTTTCTATCGACAATGGAGACCGGCaatgtattttagagaaaattacctgtattttaatttcaggTCTAACTAGTCAACATTTGATACTCATTTTTGTGATTATAGGCCCTTATAAgttataaaatgggtataatacaTGAATGTAGTGACACTTAAccacttcatattttaaagtactttagAGCCGCCAACACCCTTGTACTTATTTATCCACTTAccaatatattttacaaatggagTATCTTGGGCAAATTCACATTTCCTAGCTGGCTCAGCATGGTATCCTCTTAAGCTTCATCACTTAAATGCAGCTCAATGTACCCTGCCATTAACTGataaaaatgtaagcaaaaaTGGCATACTTTACCTGTTAATCTGAAGTCTTCCCCTATCCTTGGTACTTTCTATCCAATCCTAACTTCCATCAACCTAACAAGGTTAAACTTTTGCAAATTACTCATGTTCAAGATTTAATTGCAGTCCATGAATACACAGGAGATTCCAATCTTTTGTTGCCTAATTTCCACTTTGTAAGGATAAAggcaaatatattttgtagaaataaCGTCCACTCTTGCCGTTACTTTGGAACTCAAACTATTATACTTACAGCTGCAGAGTATAAAACCACTGCATATGTGTGTTATAATCCAAACAGCTCAAATTTCTCACATGGCTTCAACTCCCAAGTATTTAATGTTATTAATGCTAAGAATTCAAATAATTACGCTGCAAAGTTTTCCTAAAAAATTCAATTCTCAAAACCCTCACAAAAGGATCACTGTAACACAACGATCATCACACACCTTTATTTGGATTAAAATGCAGCACTGCAGTTTGACCAAATTCCTTATTTTCCTCCCCGCCCTCCCTCATACAAGATTCAACCAATCTGCTGCCTTTCTGGGGGGAAAGAAATTTCATCCAACATGTGAAacacacccccacccacctctcttcccAACTTTTCGTCACCTACTGTCCTATCCTTAACTTTTCCCAAAAGTTCAGATTTCTCATGTCACCCCAGCATCTTACAGATTGGCATTTAAAACAAATAGGCTTTCCGTTTATTTTTTCCATACCCATTTCTAGTGTCATGTATTGTTTTCCACTAAATAGAATCCATAATCCTTAAAGCGAATTGCTATATCAAAGTTCCTTCCAATGTAATATTCACCTAGTGTTTAAAATCACACGGACATCGTGAAGcaacaaaaccacacacacatttctaaaaatattttaatgaaaaagttaTCTTTCTGTAAACATTTCATTATACTACAAATGAACATTTGAATCCATTACAGACCACCTCTTAAGTCTTAAAAATCAGGATAAAacattgaaattttaaagtaatcttgaATATTATATAGGCTAACAATCCTTACATCACCCCTGCATTACCTTGCTTACTCAACTACTTGTGACATCAGTTGGAACTCCAAGATACTTAGCTAGAAATGTTTCAAGTTGTGACTCATACTGGCACTCTTAAAAACAAGCCTATTCCAGTTGTTCAGTTCTTTAACAAATGACCTTTATTACCCAGTTTTCTCCTTTAAGATTCGAGTGTGTATCaggttttttggtttgggttttttgaaaataatgtagCATGGGAAACAAGAACATGTGAGACGGCTTGACAAAATCAGTTGAAAAGTTTGCCTCAACCATTTCCCCCCGTGaactcccccccccttttttttttactggtgcTATGAACTGAAGAGCACATTTTCCAGGAATGACAGTGGAACTACATTTAAATAGAATCACTTTATTTCATAAGAAATGAGATGGACTGTAAAGaacaatgccttttaaaaaaatgtttcctatcTTTATTTCACACTAAAACCACTTTGTAAAGATAATGTATTAAAAGGCTATTACCTTTAACACTTCATTCTATCATGTGTAGAAATTCAGTCCTGATTTAGATTCAGAAACAGAGCCAACCAGTCATTATCTGAGAATAAACTCCAGCAAACTTAACCTGTCTTTATGTATGAACTTTGCAATCTATGAACCATCGTAAGCCCATCTCAAGTGtttgcccaacgtggggcttgaactcctaaACCCaagcaagagttgcatgctctaccaccaactgaaccagccaggcacccctccaagcTCAATTTTTAATAAGCCCTTTTGGGGTATCAATAGCCCCTATGAATAATCAGCAACTGATTTGAATAGTAACTgagtaatattttaattattctttgggaaatcttttaaaaagggagtaTTAGCATATTATGCCCCCACTACTTCTGGCTAACTcgttttaaaaagaaccaaaaaggtATCCTATTACTTCAAAGAATTCCCTGAATTTATATGCAAGATTATTTATGAGGCCACTTGAAGGAAGACCATTTTTCTATGTGTGTCACCTGACAATTCTGAACGCTCATtctaaggtgtttttttttattaatagaatGGGGATTGGCAGCTTAATGTTTCTGTTACAAGTGTCATGCTTATTACTCCTTATCAAAAATTGACTCTACCCTAAAGACACCAACAATGATTTGTATACATGGGGCCACATCTAACTAGATACTCGTGGTTGTTGCAGGgcctaaaactttaaaatgtgttggatgtggttctcaaagtgttCAGCTGAATAACTTTGCCCATGTACCTAATAGTTTCAAAATGTGTAATATGAATTTGTAGGGAAACAAATGGTGTCACCAGCTTTTACTGTGAGCTACAAACCTTACCCAGCCAGAAACCTTCGTATTTAAGATGGTAGGAAAGACATTCCTCATTTAGGCAAGTAGGGTTCTCATTCAACCTGCAAATCAAAAAGATTACTCTTACCTTGCTTTACAAAAAATTACTCTTTAATTagtgaaaaaattcaaattcaagcCTTACCTAATGCTTATTGCCCTTCCTTGCAGGTCTAAATGCTAGACCTAGTGACTGTGGCAACTATCTCTCATTGATGTTCCAAAAGGCGAAGAGCTCCTTCCTGCTAGACTTTCTTCGATATTTCAGATGTAATAAGCAGATTTAACTAGCTTTTGTAAAGTTGCTCACTATCACCATAGTATCTTATGCCTTCACTTCTCTGTAGTTGAAGCTCTTGCTGCTGCCTTGTCATTCTTTATTTATGCTGACTTGTCCATACTCAAAAGGCTTCTGAAGTCCTGTCTTAGTGAGTCTCCTTTGATCCAGACTGTGCTTAAAATGCACATCTTAGGTCCTTTAAAGCTGGTTAAATCGCTCTCCTCATGGCTTACTTTTTCCACACTGTTCACAAGAACTAAGCTAATACAACTTATAAACAGGTCACATACACAGATTTCACCTGCTTATAGGTTGCAAACATCAACTTACTGAAAATATTTCACTATTAAACTAGTTCCAGAACACAGAAAGTTTGTTAACAGTACAATTAACCTCATATGCCATTAAAGGATACTGTCAAGGTTGTGTCAAACAATTTCACAAACATAGAAACAGGAAATGTTAATCTCCCCCATTCCTTCAACCTTTATTATACGAATAAAAGAACTTGAGACAATTTAgctcaattttaataaaatgtttcccAAGCAGTACTTTGACCAGGTACCCAGGTTTAAGTTATGAACATTGACAGTGTCCATTTATATAACCACATTTGAGTTGTTAAAGACTTAACCATTTTCTAATATTAGCCTATTTTCTACACTGCTTATTCACATATGTCCATTAACAAATGGAATGTTGTCTGTTACATTTATTGGTTTGTGAGTGTATTCTGGAAAACTGCAGTATCTGTGAAGACCGATTTCCATGCTGGCATTGCATGCATCCAAATATTAATAATGCACAGAGGCACAGAATTAGAGCAACAAGAGAGCATATTCAAACACTAGCACGCCCCATTCCCCTTTTTATTGCTTGTTTTGCTTAGtacttctgaaaacaaaaaaatttcgAATTCAACGTTCAACTGCCAAAGAAAGAATAACAGCGGAGCACATAACTTAGGGCTCGAATGAAATTGTAAGCACTAGCTGGCGCAAAACAGTAGACAttgctttttatatatatgacCTTATCTGAAACTCTTCCCAACCAAGGTCTTCCAAACCAAACTGTTAACTCATACCAACATGATTTAGGTTCAAGCATACACATGGATAACAGTGTGTTCTTTTGGATTTTAAGTGAGCAAGAACTCAGGCTATTCAAATTTGAATTCAGGTCTCTGGGAAGTGAGAAGCTTGTACTAAGCAACTGTGCTACACTTCTACTGCAGTAAGTGATTTAGGATTTTATCTGGACTGTCCTTGGTTTtatccaataaaatataaagggTACAAACAGGAAAGCATGCCAGCCAGTTAAGGGTTCAACAATGCATGATTTTTATTCTCTTGCTTCTGAAAGCTTgttatcaaaaaaatatatatattaaaccaAGGAAAATAACTGAAGACATATGGGCCTCTTgtgctttaaaaaggaaaaaagagggtaGCCACTAATTTGCTCAGACACAGCAGGCTTAGTGGTCctgtattttgaagtttttaagaATGGTTTTTAAGGGAAAGGGAAAACATCCACTACCCCTTtccagaatttaaatttaaacagagGGCAGTAGACATTCATTACACCCAAATAAAACTATGGCAGTTCACATGTGACCAAGGTGAATGTAGAATGGAGATGTTCTAAACACAGCTAGGACTCTCAGCAAAACTAACACACTAAAATCATATGattacattttgaaagaaaatgcacAAAAACCAAATAggaattttgagttttttttcatttgaaggtAAATCTTAATGCTATTAAATTCACAAATATGCTAATTTAAATACCCAATTCTATTTATCTAAAACACACATTGCAAACATACAAATATCTATTCTCTCCACATGTCAGAGCCCATTCATTTCATGGTTTGGAAATGCAGAGAATAGATTCCCCTTAAACTGCAAGTCAGCAGGTGTTTCTTTACAGTTAACTTTAGCAAAATTCATACAAAATAGTAATTAACAATGATCTTCTTTACTTGTTAACTCACAAGGAAACACCTTCAAAACTGCATTTTGTTAAAGTTTCTGTACTAAAATGTAGAAAAACTGAACTACACAAatattgaaaagttaaaaattccttaattttttattcctggtACCACTACCACAATTTACAGGGCAATATACCTgatgtaatgaaaagaaaaagaaaaagacaaagctaCAACAGATAAAAGACCTCAGGAATGTACATCTAATTGACACTACATTGCATTAATCAATAGCTGCACTTTTTGCAAACTGTGGCTATGACAGTCCTGAACAAGAAGGGTTTCCTGTTTAAGCTGCAGTAACTTTTCTGACTATGGATCATCGTTCCTCCTGTGGCAGATTTTTACAGTTCCTCTAATGCATTTGGGACGACTGTCTCAAAGTAACCTGCAGCTTTCCTGACAACTCCTCGCTCTCTCTCCTGCTAAGAACTGTAGCCTGTTGAATAATACaggataaaaaaattattacactCAGTGAACAGttccacatattctttatcatcatgataaaattttaaagatacctacccttttcttctgaaatttttttagaACCTTCTGCTACCATATCCACCACTTCCACCACCAGATCCATAACCACCTAGAAacacacagattttaaaaatatgtttagaagtttttatttttaaattaagaagccagagaaaaattttaacgaaaggaaaaaaaaattaattaccacCATAGGGACTGCCCGAGCTTCTTCCACCAAAACTGCCCCCTTTCATGGGTCCATAATTTGATTGCTGTTGTCCACTATAATTTCCAAAATCATTATagttcccaccaccaccatagTTACCTGAAATTACAGAAGTTTTATTTGTGGTTAACCTAaacaattatttctatttttaatgtatgcACCTATTATCTTTCCATAAATCATAACAGCACACTCTAGGACACTTACAATGCAACCCTTCAAAAACAGTTTATAGGACTACAGACTGCACAAGAGAGGCCCACACTAGCAGACCTCAGGCATTAAGAAAGGGAAAACAGgcgggaggaaaaaaaaaaaaaaaaaaagaaagggaaaacagagTGAACAGAAGAGTATGTATCTAGATAGGTGCCATCTTTTGTCCACATCAGATGCCAACATCCTAGTTCACGTTCTTGCCTTCAACACCATCAAAACTATGCTTGAGTCACTCTCATTTGGACGTAACACAACTTTTAAATCAATGACAAAGAAGGTATCCTAAATtggctattaaaaaaatcttcctggctggctcagcagggagaccatgcaactcttgatcttggggtcatgagttgaTGCTCACATTGgacatagaattaaaaaaaaaaaggcccaccTTGTTGTTCAAACATTAATACACCCCAACAAAACTCAGTGCATCCATAACAAAGCTCTTTATCTGCAAGTACCATGGAATAATGCAAACTTGCTGTCTAAAATATACTAGACATTAAAATTCCAAGTATTCCTGTGTCCCCTAAACTCCAGACAACACTTTATATTGAAGATGTCTgcatttaatttgaaattcccATTTGTCCCATTTAAAAGTGcctagaattaaataaaattctggcaATGAATACAATACTGAAAAATAACCATCcatttcaattatataaaaaacACACTTTACCAATTTGATAAATGGCCAGCAAAGCAAGAAAATTCAGTTAAATCACCCATCATTTGagtattttataatattacaATGACCAAAAGCtgcattttaacacattttaacaCTGTAATAACTATGAAcgattttgaatatttaaaacaagtGAAAGCTTACcacctccaaaatttcctccttcatTGTAACCATCGtatcctccaccaccaccaccatatcCGCCTCCTTGGTTTCCATATCCTGGTCCACCACCACCATAGCCTCCTCTACTACTATAACCAGGACCACCACCATAGTTGCCacctaaagaaaaaaaggggggggtagaaaagtcaacaaaaacataaatgtgtaaattcaagtttaaattctaatttatgtGGCTATCAATTAACTTAAAAATCGTTTtaatttttggaattaaagttcactaagaaaaaataataaacgtTCTCCCAAGACAGACAATCTAGTTCAAATGTTAGTACAATAAATATTATTGGCCATGAAAGACCCAGCTAATGTTTcaaatttagggggaaaaagtcTAGTCTTCCGATGTTTTAGTTCAGAAGCATACTTTAATGGTTAACCATGCaaattttaactgaaattaaaatataaacaaatacataaccttcaataaagtacaaaaacaaagtcaaaatattaaacatctaTTAAAAACTTACCATCACCTCCAAATCCATTATATCCACCATCACCTCCTCCATAACTACCTCTgctgccaccacctccaccaccatagcCTCCTGAGGAAAAACAAGGtatgaattaaaaatacacaatttacCAATAAATTTCAAGTAGACATGTTGAAAGAGAACTCTTACCTCTTCCCCCAAAGTTTCCACCACGGCCAAAATTACCACCACCTCCAAAGTTTCCTCCACGACCCATGAAGTTGCCAGATCCACCTCCACGACCTTTAACATGGGCAAGGGAGAGCTTTAAAAACCTTACAAATGCCACTTATACCACTGTATCTGTATATATTGAACTACTCACCTCTTTGCGATCCAGCAGACTGCATCTCTTGTTTAGAAAGGGCCTTTTTCACTTCACAATTATGCCCATTAATAGTGTGGTATTTCt from Canis lupus baileyi chromosome 34, mCanLup2.hap1, whole genome shotgun sequence harbors:
- the HNRNPA3 gene encoding heterogeneous nuclear ribonucleoprotein A3 isoform X1; translation: MEVKPPPGRPQPDSGRRRRRRGEEGHDPKEPEQLRKLFIGGLSFETTDDSLREHFEKWGTLTDCVVMRDPQTKRSRGFGFVTYSCVEEVDAAMCARPHKVDGRVVEPKRAVSREDSVKPGAHLTVKKIFVGGIKEDTEEYNLRDYFEKYGKIETIEVMEDRQSGKKRGFAFVTFDDHDTVDKIVVQKYHTINGHNCEVKKALSKQEMQSAGSQRGRGGGSGNFMGRGGNFGGGGNFGRGGNFGGRGGYGGGGGGSRGSYGGGDGGYNGFGGDGGNYGGGPGYSSRGGYGGGGPGYGNQGGGYGGGGGGYDGYNEGGNFGGGNYGGGGNYNDFGNYSGQQQSNYGPMKGGSFGGRSSGSPYGGGYGSGGGSGGYGSRRF
- the HNRNPA3 gene encoding heterogeneous nuclear ribonucleoprotein A3 isoform X4 → MEGHDPKEPEQLRKLFIGGLSFETTDDSLREHFEKWGTLTDCVVMRDPQTKRSRGFGFVTYSCVEEVDAAMCARPHKVDGRVVEPKRAVSREDSVKPGAHLTVKKIFVGGIKEDTEEYNLRDYFEKYGKIETIEVMEDRQSGKKRGFAFVTFDDHDTVDKIVVQKYHTINGHNCEVKKALSKQEMQSAGSQRGRGGGSGNFMGRGGNFGGGGNFGRGGNFGGRGGYGGGGGGSRGSYGGGDGGYNGFGGDGGNYGGGPGYSSRGGYGGGGPGYGNQGGGYGGGGGGYDGYNEGGNFGGNYGGGGNYNDFGNYSGQQQSNYGPMKGGSFGGRSSGSPYGGGYGSGGGSGGYGSRRF
- the HNRNPA3 gene encoding heterogeneous nuclear ribonucleoprotein A3 isoform X3, translated to MEGHDPKEPEQLRKLFIGGLSFETTDDSLREHFEKWGTLTDCVVMRDPQTKRSRGFGFVTYSCVEEVDAAMCARPHKVDGRVVEPKRAVSREDSVKPGAHLTVKKIFVGGIKEDTEEYNLRDYFEKYGKIETIEVMEDRQSGKKRGFAFVTFDDHDTVDKIVVQKYHTINGHNCEVKKALSKQEMQSAGSQRGRGGGSGNFMGRGGNFGGGGNFGRGGNFGGRGGYGGGGGGSRGSYGGGDGGYNGFGGDGGNYGGGPGYSSRGGYGGGGPGYGNQGGGYGGGGGGYDGYNEGGNFGGGNYGGGGNYNDFGNYSGQQQSNYGPMKGGSFGGRSSGSPYGGGYGSGGGSGGYGSRRF
- the HNRNPA3 gene encoding heterogeneous nuclear ribonucleoprotein A3 isoform X2, producing MEVKPPPGRPQPDSGRRRRRRGEEGHDPKEPEQLRKLFIGGLSFETTDDSLREHFEKWGTLTDCVVMRDPQTKRSRGFGFVTYSCVEEVDAAMCARPHKVDGRVVEPKRAVSREDSVKPGAHLTVKKIFVGGIKEDTEEYNLRDYFEKYGKIETIEVMEDRQSGKKRGFAFVTFDDHDTVDKIVVQKYHTINGHNCEVKKALSKQEMQSAGSQRGRGGGSGNFMGRGGNFGGGGNFGRGGNFGGRGGYGGGGGGSRGSYGGGDGGYNGFGGDGGNYGGGPGYSSRGGYGGGGPGYGNQGGGYGGGGGGYDGYNEGGNFGGNYGGGGNYNDFGNYSGQQQSNYGPMKGGSFGGRSSGSPYGGGYGSGGGSGGYGSRRF